The following nucleotide sequence is from Oreochromis niloticus isolate F11D_XX linkage group LG9, O_niloticus_UMD_NMBU, whole genome shotgun sequence.
gcagttttctttgtttgtttttttgacagtTATTTAGTAAAATCAACAGAAGGGATGTAACTAGGCTAACTGGAGTAGCTGGGCTGCTGGAAGCATGTTGGTGGTTACGCAGAGTTTGTGCATGGGTAGGAATTTTGTACAGTGACTCTACCTCTAATTGCCACTATGCAGACTCTGGCTTCAAAAATGCAAGAAGCCAGATGTCAGAAAGCTTTACTTGtccatgttttttttactggacTTTAATTCTGATGACTGATATTGCTAAATGCCTTGATTTCCTTTATTGAACTGAATATGGCTAAATTAAAAGACACTccaaaaatcaaagtaaaaaacaaaatgatgcAGCAGGCTAATCCGTTTTGGTGAAATTTCATTGCAGAAACTCAAAATTATACTCAGTAGTTTGCATGACCCCCACCTGCTTGTATCAATGCCTGACCACATCGGGACATGTTCCGAATAGGATAACGGATGGTGTCCAGATCTGGACCAAGGTCTCACTGAGCTCCAGGATAGTCTGAGGTGCAACCTGGTGATGTCAGCTGGACCAAAGCAGAGATATTCTAGTGGATTTAGGTCAGGGGAGCATGGTGGCCAGTCAATGCTATCAATTCCTTCACGCTCCAGGAGCTGCCTTCATACATCAAGGGGGGCATTGCtgtgcaccaggaggaacccaggacccaCCGCACCAGTGTAGGGTCTGAAAATGGGCCCAAGGATTTCATCCCTGTACTTAATGGCAGCCAGGGTGTTGTTGGCTAGCCGGTAGAGTTCTGTGTGTCCTTCCATGGATAAGCCTCCCCAGACCAGCTCCAAACTAGCCATGCTGAATGATGTTAGAGGCAGTATAGCATTCCTTTTACAGCTTGCGGCcctgctgatgggttaaggacctTCCAAGGCTCTACAGCTCTCCTAGACTAACTGTCTATCTAGTATAATCTCCTCCATGCTCATGAGattgtgctgggagacacagcaaaccaaCATGTTGATGTGCCATCTTGGTGGAGTAGGACTATGTGTGCAACTTCTTTAGGATCCAGGTATCGCCTCATGCTACCAGTAGGGACACCAACTCTAGCTAAATGTAAAACTAGTGAAAGAAATGGTCAGAAAAGGATGAAGAGGGTGAAAATGTCATTGGCCTCCATCTGTTAAACtaatcctgttttgttttgttgtctcattgttgcccctctagtgAATCTGCTGTTAATGTCATCAATGCTAACCAGTTAAAACTGATTAaaccccctctgctacttaaatGACCAGATCAAGTTTAATTAACTTAAACTTAATTGACCTGAAACAAATGTTTTAGCAGCTATCCAGCTGCTATAGGAAGGAAGGAACTGCTCTCATGGCTACagatctctttctctctcgctcactatatctatctatctatctatctatctatctatctatctatctatctatctatatatacatatatatatatatatatctatatgtatagtgtgcttttattttgaaggcattTGTGCTTCTTCCCACCGGAAGATGTTTTCCTCCCCGCTGAAGGAGCCGATGTCACCATGGTGACCGGACGCTTTCACGGAATTTTTTTAGCACACAGGGAGAATTAAGTCATTTAACGTGGCCTACTTATGGATTTAACACAGTGCCAGCTATTCAGTTTGGATCCCGGATGTTATCTTCGCGGTCTTTAagtaaaaaagctgtcaaataaACGCTCTTTTAAAATTTCACTACCTTAAAACTTCCTTGCAAATATAAATGATCTTCTAACTCTCACAAAGTTGTCAAGACCAGCGGAACAAATGGCGGCTTCTAAAGGAGTCGTTCCCGGACGAGCATTAAGGACGTCCAAAAGAGCTGACAAATCATCCCCAGCGTCCACTCAGAGATTTATGGAAAGGTAATCTGTCAGTGCATGCACAGACTATACACGGTACAtgccatttctttttcttcttcttaatctTTGTTGCATTCAGCGCTCAAACAGTGGCTCTGCTGTTTAtagccttcaaagtaaaaggatTTATAGCAACAAATACAATAACAGCACAGCGAAAATCAATTCAGGTGGAAAAACTTCACTACATGAATTAAGCAGTTGGATTCTTTCCCATTAAATGTAGGCAGTtacaacacagaaaaacaggTCAGTCAGTAGACTGTTGCTTCCTCTACTGCATACCAAAATGATTCTGTTAAAACAGCTAATCGTTCATATTTAGCAACAgcgttgtttttaatatttgttttagTCTGAACGCCTCAACGAGCAGAAATAATTGTCTCACTCAgactttccttttttaaacaatggTTAGAGTCTTAGAGGTTTGGAGTGCAGCCTGGATTTATTTTCATAATCTTTTCACTGATTCAActatacagaaaaataaaataacataaaataaaaataccaaTCACGTTGTGACCAAATTCAGTTGGTCTAAAGGCATTATATTTTTCAGatccctttatttatttatttttttaactatatGCACATCTTAAATCTGATTGtaacattttaagaaaaaaaagtatcaaagaattaaattattaaaatcaTCTATGTTAAATTATTTGTATTAGATATTAGAGACTGGCCTTGAAAGCATCATGTCACTGAAAATCATCATCACACTTTCAAGTTAAAACTCTACCatggaaagaagaaaagggagGTGCAGAAATGCTCCTGTCTCCATGGCTGTTTGAATAATCTGAACTTTAAAACTGTCGTATGAAATCGTTTGCCGTGTTAAAACAACGCCCGATTTCTTAATTGGTTTCttaattgatttattcttgAAGTAATTTAATCTGGTTTTTGATATGTGGTGAAATGACAGTGACTGAGCGGGCAGGTGATAGGAAGATGAATTTATTGCTCACTCAGGTGATTTAATTGGACAGCAATGGCATCATTAACCAGGACAGCTGTGAGCCAACAAACCTAGCAGTATTTGTAATTAGCAGgcatggatggatagatggatggatggatggatggctttCATTAGACATTTAGATCTAAAAATCTTGTCTGCGttctttacatatttacatatttgtgtgttttttttcaccatatCTACTAGAACAGAACATGGAGATAAGTAGTTTCACTTTAATGCCAGAAGTGTATGACAAGATTTTCAAGCAGTGTTTTCAGAACACATTTATCTCATAGACTGAAATCTGAACAGTAGGAGGCATGAAGACACACTGTCACTTCCTTGTAGTCATGTCTAATTACCTTTTCCATAGACTGCCATCTGAGATCCTGATTAAGATTTTGTCATACCTGGATGCTTCCACACTTTGCAGCATAAGCCACATCAATAAGCTCTTCTATCAGCTTGCCAACAGCAAGTAAGTACGATCTTGTCAGTGCATCTTCCACAGTTTATTAAATACATGATTATGTTAATTAATCCAATAGCAAAGGGACAGTATGCCTCCAAATCTTACAGCAGAACTTTTAAGTTAGTAGGAATCCAAGCAATGGGAGCTCTGTGGTTTCTGCCCCAattctttttctgtatttctgagaAAAAGCCATTAGACCTTGAAAGAGGAAACTTTACAGCGTGGTCCTAAATTCCTCAACTACTTAAACATGAAAACTTCAGCTGCGGCATACGTGGTGCACTGatattcatgttcatgtttctttttagatatcaagaaaaaaaatacctgCTATGCTCCACTGGTCTTCTACTCCAATTTTATATTGCAATTTTTTATACATTTACCTGTGTTAGACAACACTTTCCTAATGCAGAACATTTCATTAGCAAATCCTGCCACGTATCTCTGGATATCTGGCCTGAAATTCAAGTCACATATCCAGAGATGCTCACTGAGCTTATGTACTGAAGCATTTAGCACTCCACCTTTTGGAGGCAATCCAAATgcaaaaagtttacatttcaaaattgtgattttgtgATTGCATGATTTGGCAAGGATCATGACACTCGGTGGATGcctaaacttgttttattaaagAGGTCTagtttattaaaacatttcacGTCAGTGAAAAACATGTCCTACAaatcaaaatatatatttatatgtcaTTTAGGAcatattttgaaatgtaaaaaagcCAGCCAGATAACAGCCTATGGTCAATTCAACAGTCTTGAcacattgatttttttgttgGTCAAAACCACAATCAGAACCCAAATGTCTTCCAATAACTATCAAAGAATACCAAGAAGTCGGTGATCAGTGTTGTCTGTAATGCCAAGTGTGTCATATTTAATACATGAGTATTTGAGAGCTTCAGGTCATCAGTGTGATtcttttttgcacagtacatGTTTAAACAATACATTGCTCAAACATGTGGCAAAAATGATACAAAGTTAAGcttatatctttaaaaaaattcaaaaggTTCAATAAACAGTTAGGTTTTCAAAAATATCAGAACTTTCTGGCAAAGATTTCACGCTTCAGGCATCACAAGGTTAAATAGTTTCCTCCTTAGTAGAAAAGATTATTCCTATAATGGAAGAATTCACTATTAAACTTATTAAAACATGAAATTTCACTGCTGATGTTTTGATATTATCATTCTGATGAATAAAACttaaacttcttttttcttGGTTATCATAGAATGGCCACCCTGTAAGAAATGATCACACTAGACATACTGTACTGGTTTATAATCTTTCTGACCAAATCGGTCACTCTCCTGATGCTGTCATTGCAGTGCTCTGTGGAGAAAGCTTTACATTGCGGATTTAAGCAAGAATAAAAAGTGCATGGACAAATCTCTGTTGAGGATGGCCACGATGGAGGTGCAGGATCGAGCCGAAGGTTACTATAAGAGGCTGTACTTCAAGACTGTAGCCGAATGCGACATGATCAAGTGGACGAAGCGGCTTGGACTCATCAGTATTCACACAGGGCTGCCCAGCCAAACAGAGTGGGTCCTCAGGTGAAGTGTGAGACAGataaagagagaaaacccaAGTTTAGTTCAAAGGAATGAGGTTTTCCATTTACTTTATGTATCACCTACTCAAAcacatttagaaagaaaaatatctcATTATTTTTTCTCTAAATGCTCATGTTAACTACTTTTATAGTAAATTTTATATCCTTTTAGTTGAAAGGAGGTGTGTTTATCCGTGCTGTGTCTGTGCTCTAACGGGGATTTGGTATTTGTTTGGAAGCAGCTGTATGAAGCCTTCGTTCATTGTTTGCTGTTAACAAATAGCAAAACTTTGAAGATCTACCCTCGCTGTTGAAAAAGTTCAAGGTTGGAGAGGTGGGGGGAGAACACAACAAGAGGATAGTTCAAGCTGCTggtaatcaaaaacaaaaagtatggTTTGTTTTTGATGTCACACTTAATGACACTTTCTTATTAAAGGTGAGGAAGGAGGTCTCTTTCTGAACGTGATGTCTGCTCAGGGGGATGGCAGCACGCAGGGGAGAGCTCCCTCGCCACCTCCACTGCAggttctgctgtgtttttataaCCTCTGATTAGAGGCTGTGCTGCACTCAATATTGAGTTCTGTGGCAGTCGCTGTGGTACAGAGGGGAAGTAGAAATAATTGTGTTCCTTGCAGGGGCTGTCTGAATTGTTGAAATAAATTACTTAGCCCCCCAACCCCTCATCCACAGACCACATATGCATGCACGCACACCTCAGCCTTCCTCCCTCCTCCCACTGACTCAGACAACTCCCTGTAGGGCTTTTTTTGTCTGTTAGAGACCATGAGGAGCATGCGATTTACCTTGGTAATAATCATTTCACAAGACGTCAAGCATACAGGCAGTGCAGAGTGAAATCCCTGGGGTCAGCTGCTGGAGCCCCCTGGGCTGCTTCAGGTTTTAGCTTTCTTCCCCCACCTAATTGATATTGGATGGTGTCTCAGCGAGGCGCTGGCTGCATCACAGTAGGGGCAGCCCTGAATCACAGTTTAGACAGAACTGGATCAAGAGATTCGTCACAACAGCTGCAGTTTTAATTTCATTCGTTGCATATCATTTCATTAGCAAGAACAGCTTTAAATGGAGTCATACTACTTCCCTCTGTTGACAAATGAGATGTAACAGCTAATAAACTTGTAATTTTTCTGATTTAAAGAGCAACGCTGCCAAACACTGCccgattattttcactgtaataaattagaagacaaatggatggattatatttttgttcaatGATTCATTTGGACTGTTTATGTGGTATTTGGTATTAAAGAACCTGTTAACTTCTGCCATGCTTAGCTTCACTCTCACctgctctcttcttctctctctctacacCGTTCTCTGCATGCTTTTATTGCAAAACTGCAAAAAGTCCTGTTCCTACAATTCTACATTCTGTTTTCCAACTCCAGAAACTTGAACGTCACCTGGGAACTGACAGTCATGGATAAGTCAGGGCGTGAGAGCACTTTGGAGCAGAGCCGGTCCCAGTTCACTGAGACTTCAGTGACACTGTGCTGGAGCGGAGGAGACCGTTTGCCCGACTACCAGCAGATTTCCATCCTTCAGCTCTACGGTGTCAGGAGGCTAGCCTGCGTCAGCCCAAAGAGGTAAAGGCAGCTGACATCCATCTACACGCTTTGTTTCTCATCTTGTCTCAGTAAAACCAACTGCCGTCTTTGCTTCCTCTGTCAGACCTGTTTGTATGTCCCTCATGGCAAAGTTAGACATGCAGACTCTAACTAAGAACATGCAAGTCATTGGCCAGGACAGATTGGTGCAGCTTAAGTTGCTACAGCCTGGCATCATCATCGGTGTCTGGAGGGTAATTACTTCAGGCATTCATGCCATGTTTTGATTATTATTCACTGGCTTAGAGTAGCAGAACAAGATACACAGTATTTATCACAGTATTTATCACAGGGAGAAGTGACATCTttaagcatcttttttttttccaggaccAGTGCTCAGTTGCCTTTATCATGTTCACCCTCCACTTCCACAAGCTGGTGGAAAGAAGCACTCAGGGATCTTCTGTTTGGTAGGTTGGACTATAACCAGCCTCTCTTATGAACATCCATACAAGGTGTGCTGCATCGCAAATTTAAGGGATGTATAGACTGACAGTATTGCTCCTGCAGTGATGCACTGTACGGTGAGATTTGAGTTTCTGaaatagtttttctttggacttatttgcagtccagtccttgtacctgacaattttcagcaaactgtttttctttggttgtttgttaagccatttAACACTGATCGAATCATTCGAGCACAGAAAGGGCCCATAACTCAGGGGATGATTCAGTGTGATTTCTCCACATAACAGAcagcttagcaaagaaccaattttaaattgggCTAATTGAGCTATTAGATGAAAATTCTCAAAAagaggaggacaaaagaagaagacctaaaatcatgacagcagatgaacagtaccTGAAAGTCATGtgcttaagaaataggaaaacattcagcaaagacatgacacaagaatggtctcagtggaaggctGTCAAGAAGCAATTCTTAACAAagggaaagagggagaaaatGCTGAAGTATGagaattacacaagaactggagtgAAAATCAGTGGAAACAGGTTTTATGGGGTGATGAATTCAGATTATAAATTTGTAGTTCAAATCACTGTCAGTATGTCAGTAAGAGGTCAGCTGGCTTCcaatgaagagctttgaatatccttcaagaagcctggaaaactaattaaattaatgaaattgttagaattgtacaaactctgctGTCTGGTGGGAGTGCTCACAGCTCTTGTCTACACTCAGACTCGCAGGTGCTCTAGAGGCTTATGAGTTATTACCCAACAGTAATTTAATTTCCATCCACGTGAAAACAAAAGTATTTTCAGGACCACATGGTGTTAATGATACCGTACTTCAGCATAGTGAGGATATAGCACCCTCTCCTGGTTTCCTGTGGGAGTACagcacttttatttattatgttccACAAAATTAATaaatctttgcctttttttaggaaaatgCTTTTTTCTTGATGCCCCCCCACTAGACACAGTTTACACTTTCTGGTTTAATCAACTCTTTCCCTTTCCCCCCTTTCAGTTCCTATGTGGAGCCGGTGGTCCAACCCCCTTTCTGTGATATAGACCCTGAATACGGTCTCCATGGTTACCAGCTACACATTGTTCTCCACAACACTGTATGCGAGCTCATGTCCGGAAGCTTTTCCCAGCTCTTCTGCCGCAGAAGTAATCCATTCATACCCACATTTTGTACCCACATTCACTAAGTAACACTGTGCATAATGCCAAGGAAATAGGATTAATCTACTGTACTGAGtgggaaatataaaaaaacacagTGTAGCTATGTTTTACATGTATAgtaactttaagagggatacaAAACAGAGTGCTAAATATCAAGAATTCATTTGCTGTGAGTTTTTCCTCCCATTTTTTCTGCAAATTTATGACTGTATTTATTTCCTAAGACCAGTCAATTTGTATTTAGGCATGTACAGTACTATTTGTATGTGCCTCCATAGTTTGTTTCACATGTGTCACAAACGCTTACAGGCTTGCTTTTTCAAACTAATTAAACCTCAGCTATATGGCAGGAAACTTGGATATGTGGAATAAAAGGGAGGTTATACTGAAAGGTATttcagaatactgaatacattttGTGAGCTCTATATCTATACTCTTGtcataaaaaaagagagacttcTGAAGTGCTGTCTGGAATATTTCAGCTTAGTACCTCCTTTTTATTAACAGCTATACATCAGACAATACAATCAGTTTAGAGGCTACTTTGCATCACTCTGAGGATTTCTATTATTGTTATACATTAAGAGTAATTCtattcaacaaaacaaaaatgcagatAAAATGTTGATCATTGTAGAAAAAAGTGAtacaaaaacacttttactcAAGTCTTGATTCAATATTTTAAAGCGTTAATCCACATAGTCTAACTTTCCGTCTTTAGGTGTAAGAACTGCTATATATAATAATCTACTGATATGATACAGCCTCTGAATTTGTTAAAATTTAGCTAAATTCACTGAAAAgaaatttgtgtttatttgtgtttgatGGTTACAGTGCTTGTAGACTTAAATTCAGATGTGTTAACTGTCTTAAATTGGGTCTAAATGTCTACACGCGGTGTTTTCTCTGTCCAGCTCAGATCTCTGATGGGCTGATCCAGCTAACCGTCATTAGCAGCGCAAACTTGTCCCAGCACACACCTCTGTCTGGCGACATCACCCTGCCCTGGCGTTGTGAGGCCCTGCAGGGCACAGTGGAGGTACTACATGAGCATAAAATTCCCAGCAGTGGTGTGGCAGGCAGAAAATACACACACTGGCACTTATTTACTTTTCGACTTCTTGTAGAATTGCTGCATTATGAGTCTGACTCTGCTAGATGAATTTAGGAAGCCCTTCAAGTGTGTCACCTCGCCCGTTTCAGCGGAGCTGGAAAGGACGCCCGTGTGCTACGACTATGACGGTGAGCACTACCTGATGCACTATCAGGACTCCGACATCCAGGTGAAGATGAGGCTTGTGTGGATGAATGAACAGAAGCAGTTTATTCTCATCAGTTTAGTTGTCTATGTGAGTGTTTGCTATGTAAACAAGTATTTCAGTAGAGATTACTGATTGTTCTGGATTTCCCACAGAAAACTGgtttcatatttaatatttgcTCACTCCATAAGACCACCATAACAGtttgttcattcattcagtAAATGTTGTAGTACAATGACTGCTcgttttatcattattttgcCTTCAAGTGTTTAATGAATGAATTTAGTGTGAATGGATctgatttcttaaaaaaaaaaaccaacttcTTTACTCTCTATTTAATTTCCtagttatttcttttctttggatTGGTTAGGCTTAATCCTTCCCCTGTTCTTGTCACTTTGCCTTTGACAAAATAGTaaagtccttgaaatgtaccattttcagaggaatgcttcttctcttttgttgttaagcacttaacactgacctgtgaatcattcaagcataaaaacacTAACTCGAGGCATGaatcagtgttgtgtctacacataaaatccaacaaaagaacaaaatatatattttaaattgtatcttcagcagcctgtcacaaaaacacatcatttcttttcatttctttacttTAATCTATGAAAAATACCAACAGTAACACAGTTTGACGCAtgtaaaatagtatttttgcaccaacaagttGCATCTGAATCTTCATGCAGCATATCCTTTAAAAACCTAAGGAAACCAGACAggtaaaagacagaaaaaataggaaaaaaatccagcaaagacctgacacaggacccgagagatgcatctggctcCTCAGTTGATCCAATTATTGTTCACTGAAGGGTGGTTGTCAATAAGCTGTTcataaggaagggaaacagggagaaaatgcTGAGGGATGCCAACTTACACAAAAACTTCAATGAAAATCAGTAgtttatggagtgatgaatcaaaATTTCTGGTTCAAACGATCATCAgtatgtacagaggaggtcaggagagagatATGACAGTGTTGACAGTCATCtataaaacacggtggaggctctgtcatggtttggggttgCATTTCTGCCAGTGGTATTGGAGATCTTGTTAAAATTTATAGCATTATGACCACAGAGTAACGCTGTCAGGTTTGGTTTCACCATGCAGCACCATCTGATTGGCAATGGCTTCAATTTTCAACATGACAGTAACCCCAGAGCCACTGTCCTCCAGAACCCTGCAGAACTATTgttgaagactacttaaagaaactgCCAAAGGGAGCTcaggctgtgttaaagaataaagatGGTCATGCAAATATTGACCTTCAAAagttctgtttttgccttatatactgtatttccatgtatacTTGGATATGTTTAAATAAACTGCTCTATGTTCGCGTTGGAGGAATACTGATTGGAGGAGTTATAGTATATAATCTATGATATATGTCCTATAAGGAGTAAGTTCTGTCAAATGTACATCCACCAGTGATGGTTTCATAGCCTATGGTGCTGTATTTGTCTATTATTTGCCTTCATCAGTTTGCTGGTCCCTTATTGATTAAAGTATCTAAATCATGAACATTGTCATTAATTATTCTTAGTCGTTAATTACTGTAGTGATGTCAACATTTAAATGCACCCACTCTTTAGTTAACAGTCTGAGATTTTACTAAATGGAAGCGAAAACAATTTGCTTTACAtgcatgaataaaataaaagttttccTGTTTCTCGTTACTCCAATCAAGTTTTGCCTCCTTTTATCATCCCATTTATACCTTAACACCCAAATTTTCTCAACTGCATTGTCAGACATTATGCAATCACTTTTAGATGAAAATTGAGCTTAATGTCCACACCCTGGGCAAGTCTGGCTACAGCGATAGAATTAG
It contains:
- the fbxo15 gene encoding F-box only protein 15 isoform X2, producing MAASKGVVPGRALRTSKRADKSSPASTQRFMERLPSEILIKILSYLDASTLCSISHINKLFYQLANSNALWRKLYIADLSKNKKCMDKSLLRMATMEVQDRAEGYYKRLYFKTVAECDMIKWTKRLGLISIHTGLPSQTENLNVTWELTVMDKSGRESTLEQSRSQFTETSVTLCWSGGDRLPDYQQISILQLYGVRRLACVSPKRPVCMSLMAKLDMQTLTKNMQVIGQDRLVQLKLLQPGIIIGVWRDQCSVAFIMFTLHFHKLVERSTQGSSVCSYVEPVVQPPFCDIDPEYGLHGYQLHIVLHNTVCELMSGSFSQLFCRRTQISDGLIQLTVISSANLSQHTPLSGDITLPWRCEALQGTVENCCIMSLTLLDEFRKPFKCVTSPVSAELERTPVCYDYDGEHYLMHYQDSDIQVKMRLVWMNEQKQFILISLVVYVSVCYVNKYFSRDY
- the fbxo15 gene encoding F-box only protein 15 isoform X3 — its product is MAASKGVVPGRALRTSKRADKSSPASTQRFMERLPSEILIKILSYLDASTLCSISHINKLFYQLANSNALWRKLYIADLSKNKKCMDKSLLRMATMEVQDRAEGYYKRLYFKTVAECDMIKWTKRLGLISIHTGLPSQTEWVLRNLNVTWELTVMDKSGRESTLEQSRSQFTETSVTLCWSGGDRLPDYQQISILQLYGVRRLACVSPKRPVCMSLMAKLDMQTLTKNMQVIGQDRLVQLKLLQPGIIIGVWRDQCSVAFIMFTLHFHKLVERSTQGSSVCSYVEPVVQPPFCDIDPEYGLHGYQLHIVLHNTVCELMSGSFSQLFCRRTQISDGLIQLTVISSANLSQHTPLSGDITLPWRCEALQGTVEMNLGSPSSVSPRPFQRSWKGRPCATTMTVSTT
- the fbxo15 gene encoding F-box only protein 15 isoform X1, which translates into the protein MAASKGVVPGRALRTSKRADKSSPASTQRFMERLPSEILIKILSYLDASTLCSISHINKLFYQLANSNALWRKLYIADLSKNKKCMDKSLLRMATMEVQDRAEGYYKRLYFKTVAECDMIKWTKRLGLISIHTGLPSQTEWVLRNLNVTWELTVMDKSGRESTLEQSRSQFTETSVTLCWSGGDRLPDYQQISILQLYGVRRLACVSPKRPVCMSLMAKLDMQTLTKNMQVIGQDRLVQLKLLQPGIIIGVWRDQCSVAFIMFTLHFHKLVERSTQGSSVCSYVEPVVQPPFCDIDPEYGLHGYQLHIVLHNTVCELMSGSFSQLFCRRTQISDGLIQLTVISSANLSQHTPLSGDITLPWRCEALQGTVENCCIMSLTLLDEFRKPFKCVTSPVSAELERTPVCYDYDGEHYLMHYQDSDIQVKMRLVWMNEQKQFILISLVVYVSVCYVNKYFSRDY
- the fbxo15 gene encoding F-box only protein 15 isoform X4, whose amino-acid sequence is MAASKGVVPGRALRTSKRADKSSPASTQRFMERLPSEILIKILSYLDASTLCSISHINKLFYQLANSNALWRKLYIADLSKNKKCMDKSLLRMATMEVQDRAEGYYKRLYFKTVAECDMIKWTKRLGLISIHTGLPSQTEWVLRNLNVTWELTVMDKSGRESTLEQSRSQFTETSVTLCWSGGDRLPDYQQISILQLYGVRRLACVSPKRPVCMSLMAKLDMQTLTKNMQVIGQDRLVQLKLLQPGIIIGVWRDQCSVAFIMFTLHFHKLVERSTQGSSVCSYVEPVVQPPFCDIDPEYGLHGYQLHIVLHNTVCELMSGSFSQLFCRRTQISDGLIQLTVISSANLSQHTPLSGDITLPWRCEALQGTVERSWKGRPCATTMTVSTT